Within the Oligoflexia bacterium genome, the region AATATTTGCAATCAAATGGGTTTCGCGAATCAGAACTGTCGAAATTAAATGTCAGCAGTTGCGCTAAATTTTATGGAATAATGTACGCCGTTGTCGGTGTTTTCATGAGTGCGTTTATCTTGGTGACTCCGTCATCAATGTCGGGGTTTTTATCTTTTACACAAAAAATGATTATCGTGGGGTTCATGCCCTTTTTTAATTTTTTTATTGGAGCAGTCTTAGGGGTTTTACTGGCTGTGACTTATAATATTTTTGCATCGATCTTTGGTGGACTTAAAATGAGGCTAAAATGAATTATTGGATATTAAAATCAGAACCTGAAACGTATTCATTTCAAGATTTAATAAAAGATAAAAAAGCATGTTGGGATGGTGTTCGAAACTATCAAGCTCGTAATAATTTAAGAAAAGCTGCAGTCGGGGATCTTGCCATCATTTATCACAGTGGTGATGACCGCGCAGCAGTCGGTATTGCTAAAGTAAGTCGAGCAGCATATCAAGATGCCAAAACAAAAGACGACTGGTCAGCAATTGATCTAGTGCCTGTAAAAGAATTTAAAACCCCTGTGAGTTTGGCGCAGATGAAGGCTGATAAAGTTTTAAAAGTGATGTCTTTGGTAAAACAATCACGGCTTTCGGTGTGTCCACTCAATGAGATTGAATATAAGCGATTATTAGTGTTAGGTTTTTAAATCTTTTGCCCGGGTGGCGAAACTGGCAGACGCACGTGGTTCAGGTCCACGCGCCCGCAAGGGTGTGCAGGTTCAAATCCTGTCCCGGGCACCACCACGCCAAGTATATGGCGATCCAATATACTGCTTCAAAAAAATGGCATTTACAGCAAACTCTATAATCTCCAACTCATCAAACAAGCCACTCATTGATTCTGAGTAGACAATCTGTCCATACGTTGTTTCAACTCTTGTAATTGCGCCATGAGGCCATTGTACCACTCACGCTCTTGCAACTCGACATAGGCGAGGTGTTTATCTAAAGTATCTATCTTCCAATCCATAACCTCCTCAACACCTGACATTGAGTCTTCCCATTGTCCGATTGCTAGAGGCCTTGAATTCAATTTTTCACTTACAGATTTGGCCCCCAAATAAGCTCCAAATCCAATAGCCGGAACATATTTTAAAACGGTTACGGTACGTGTACCCACGATTCCCGCTTTAACTAGCCAAGCTAACCGCATCATCGTCAGTTCCCACAAAACAATACTTACTGCCGTACCACCAATTAATTTTGGCAAGAACCATTGATATGCGGTATCCGCATTTTGAGCTGCATAACTTCGCATTTTGGTTCCAAGCTCATATACTGATGTTAGACCGCGGGTACCGGAAATAACTTTGAGCGTTTGCCTAAAAGAATTGTACTCTACATTGAGTGTTTCAAGCCATAAAGTGCGATTACTTGAACTACAGTTGACGGCATTTCCCGTTACAAAATCAATTCCACCTTCGGCTCCAGATTGCGCCAATCCAATTAATAAACTAAATGATCCAAATAATGTATCGAGATGACTTTGAAAAATACCATTATCATCTTTAAAGTTATTCTTTGAAAGATTTTGCAAAGTGTCGGTGATGTTTACACGAATTTTTCGCAATGCTTGAAAATAGCGATTGCATTCTGGAGTCGTAATATTTTTTGGTTGTTCTGATAATTTCTGGTTTGCTTCTATGGAATTATAATATTCTAATATAGAATTATTTTTTAGCTGAGAACTATCTTGTTTCTTAGTACCAAATAAAAGAAGTTGCTGAAAGTTCTTAAGTTCAGTCAATGACACTTCAGCAGCGTTTGCTTTAAGCGAAACACTTAATTGAAAAAAGAGGGCCATGGATAAAGCCACAACCCTCAATAAACGATATTTATTTTTTTGGAACATCAAGATTTGCATTTTTAGGCTCTATATCATTAAGACTTGGTATTTGAGATGTAACAACCTTTGCAGCACCAGCTCCTGCGACACCACCAATTACACTACCAAAACTCAGACGGATAGCCCCGCCAATTAAATCAGCTAATATACCGAATCCAAGATCACCGGAACTTCTGTAGCCGTCGCTTCCAGCCTTACTTAAAATAGCAGCACTACCAACAGCACCAACTACGCCGCCAGCAACAATGATTGCTGTTTTGATTTTGGAATTACGGTTTTCACTCTTAACAGCAGTATTCGCCATAATATCGCGAAGTTCATAAAGCTTTACTCTTTCTCTATCTGTAAGTGAAGATGATATTTCGAAAACTTGTTTTTGAAGTTCGCGAAGATTCGAAGCAGCATTTTTAGAATCCGCGGTAATTATTTGTTCAGCTAATGCTTCAGCAGATATTTTTTCTGTGAGATAATTTGTTAAAAGCTGTTTAACACCAGAACTTTGAATTTGATTATCAGCGGCCAAGACAACGCTTGAAATACCCATGGTATTCATAATAAAAACAACCGCCACTAATTTGATTCCAAATTTTCTAACCTGAATTTTCATATAACCTCCATAAAAAATACAATTCCACATTTATGTTATGCAAGAGATGCTAAATGGTTTTTCACACTCTTTTTGTTACATTCTCTCGTCACTTTGTAATTGAATTTAACCAAGTCATTGAAAGCTTTGGATTTTAAGTGTTTATAATATTGCCATCTATAGGCGCCATTTTAAAGCCTTTAGAAAAAAACGAGCCATAGACATTACCTAACTGGTTGCTATCGTTTGGTTTATAACAACAAAACGTGTCACTATATGCAAACTCAAAAGTCCTACTGGACCGAATGCTACTACACTAAAATCACCGCACTCCAAACTTTTAGAAAAAGAACTCGGAAAGGTAACGAGCATTTATGATCGTGCTGCACTTATTCGCGCTACCACAATCTTTAAGACCAAAATATTGTTCTCAGATAAATCATTTGCTTTCGTTAAGTAATATCGAGAAAGTAAAAATGTTACTTATATGCTTGGAATACCCTCAAGAAAAAATAGCTAGTCCTCCATTTTCTTTAGATAATGTTGAAGTTTATTGCCTATACTATAAATATTTTGAAATCAAAGCTACAGAACGCGTAGAAGACACATTTCTTCCATCGATGAATTTAAAATATTTTGACGTTCAAGTTTATGAAACTGTATATTGGATTGTGAAGCTTGCGAGATGACTAATTTAATGGAAAAAGTCAGATCGGATCGCGTTCAGCCAAATTTGAGGTTGAGCGTTTTTTTCGCTAACCGCGTAGACCCTCATAATCCGCGACAATAAATTTCTCTATATCACCGTCCAGGAAATCCACCTCTTACGCCACATCTCCAAGTTCAACGCTCGTTCCCTGCGTATTGGTGATGAACAGAGACACCATAAAAAAAGGAGGTGTAAATAGGTTAATCAATCCAACTCCAATAAACAGTTCACTAGAGTACCAAATGCCTGGCTCCAAAATTGCACTTTTTAGTAGGCAACTAGCGGAAGGTATCACTAATACTTTGTATTCTATTTGTTTTTCAAACCTTGCAGGCCGGAGATTTTGAAAAATGCAGTCCTGAGCAGACTGAGTCTTTACTAGCCCTTGAAAAACAGGCTGCCCTAAAAATTGTTGAAATAAAGTCTGATTTGTTGGTTAGAGCATCCCAGATTAGCGATCGAAGTAAAAAAAGCCAGAAGCTGATACTTGGTTGGGTGAAAAACGCAAACGAAGTCCTAGATTGTGTGGCCACAAAATTAGGAACAACGACTTACATTTGCGGCGACGAGAAGGGTCTAGTCTGTTCTCGAGCTTACGCAGGGCTTTCACCAGCTGGCCTTCCATTTTTTTTAGCTAGAAAAGTTGAATTCTGTGGTGATCATTTTTGGGAATTGAACAATACAGAAAGACTGTCAACCCTGGTTCATGAGCTGAGTCACAAATGCGGAACTACAGATAATCTTTCTTTCAGGCGTTTTGGTGAGGGTAATCCTCCCTACAACGGATCACTATCAGATTGGCCACAGATTGCCGATAGCTACGGTT harbors:
- a CDS encoding EVE domain-containing protein; its protein translation is MNYWILKSEPETYSFQDLIKDKKACWDGVRNYQARNNLRKAAVGDLAIIYHSGDDRAAVGIAKVSRAAYQDAKTKDDWSAIDLVPVKEFKTPVSLAQMKADKVLKVMSLVKQSRLSVCPLNEIEYKRLLVLGF